A single region of the Syngnathoides biaculeatus isolate LvHL_M chromosome 17, ASM1980259v1, whole genome shotgun sequence genome encodes:
- the zgc:92275 gene encoding cholesterol 7-desaturase nvd, which produces MSQNHYIKWVAALASLAVCALLFTQIGEPQGPLVETNYSTWRDVMLQVVPVRAEVCIIACFSLFLLVSVYKLLFIPMELLKTPEDVGYIAEYGNSKARTANNVRRRRKTGDLPPVYPNGWYRVLDSHMLERGEVRDVTMVGGKLAVFRGEDDKAYVLDAYCPHLGANLAVGGRVVGNCIECPFHGWQFRGNDGKCERIPYAEKVPEFAKVNIWPSCEVNGQILVWFHCDGEDPQWIVPEQDEITRGEWVYRGRTEHFVNAHIEEIPENAADLSHLTHLHTPGIVSGVDLRYTNNKTWQFVRHDWKAHWAPESIPNTHCSQMLVKHSLYVFGHHWPVLDLHIIARQVGPGVVFLKFDHNFLGRGVIMQCVTPVEPLLQCVSHTIFYQSNIPALVPKFLLKGESIQFERDVMIWNNKKYISKPLLVKEDSAIQKHRRWYNQFYSENSPRLHYQRNTLDF; this is translated from the exons ATGAGTCAGAATCATTATATCAAGTGGGTAGCCGCTTTGGCCAGCCTGGCGGTATGTGCCCTTCTCTTTACGCAAATTGGAGAACCCCAGGGCCCACTAGTGGAAACCAACTATTCCACTTGGAGGGATGTGATGTTGCAAGTTGTTCCAGTGCGCGCTGAAGTGTGCATCATAGcatgtttttccctttttctgttGGTCTCTGTGTACAAACTGTTATTCATCCCAATGGAGCTGCTTAAGACACCGGAGGATGTGGGATACATCGCGGAGTATGGCAACTCCAAGGCGCGCACTGCCAACAATGTGCGGCGCCGCAGGAAAACCGGAGACCTGCCCCCGGTCTACCCAAATGGCTGGTACCGAGTTCTGGATTCTCACATGTTAGAGAGAGGAGAAGTCAGAGATGTCACCATGGTTG GTGGAAAGCTCGCAGTGTTTCGAGGTGAAGATGACAAGGCCTATGTGTTAGATGCCTACTGTCCACACTTGGGTGCCAACCTGGCTGTGGGAGGACGTGTGGTGGGAAACTGTATTGAGTGCCCATTCCACGGATGGCAGTTTCGAGGAAACGATGGCAAATGTGAGAGGATACCATACGCTGAAAAAG TGCCAGAGTTCGCAAAGGTGAATATCTGGCCCAGCTGTGAAGTTAATGGTCAGATCCTGGTTTGGTTTCACTGTGATGGAGAAGATCCTCAGTGGATCGTACCAGAGCAGGATGAGATTACCAGGGGCGAGTGGGTCTATCGTGGAAGAACAGAACATTTTGTCAACGCTCATATTGAG GAGATCCCTGAAAATGCAGCAGACCTGTCTCACCTAACTCACTTGCACACACCAGGCATTGTCAGCGGAGTCGATCTACGctacacaaacaacaaaacttgGCAGTTTGTCCGACACGATTGGAAA GCTCATTGGGCACCAGAGTCCATTCCCAAcactcattgttctcaaatgctgGTGAAACATTCCCTTTATGTATTTGGACACCATTGGCCTGTGTTGGATCTACACATTATTGCGAGACAG GTAGGACCAGGAGTGGTGTTTCTGAAGTTTGACCACAATTTCTTAGGGAGGGGCGTGATCATGCAATGTGTGACACCAGTGGAACCTCTTTTGCAGTGTGTCTCACATACAATCTTCTATCAGTCAAATATTCCAGCCTTGGTGCCCAAATTCCTCTTGAAAGGAGAATCtattcag TTTGAGCGGGATGTGATGATTTGGAACAATAAAAAGTACATCTCTAAGCCTCTTCTTGTGAAGGAAGACTCAGCCATCCAGAAACACAGACGCTGGTACAATCAGTTTTACAGTGAGAATAGTCCTCGACTCCATTACCAGCGTAACACTTTAGACTTTTGA